gtgcaactagtccgaattttctattcacacacgccttgccggtagagctcgcttcgcgccggcgcgcTCGCTATAAATTTACGTcgttttaaaggtcaaatgaccgttttgaTCTAcaatgaaaagtaaaaaaaaactgaattataagcaatgaattcaatatttattagttttatacgatataaaatggtttgaaacagtttacgctttttataaaccgcttccaaaactgccccaaaccattttatatcgtataaaacaaataaatattgaattcattccttaaataaacttggtttgtcacgtgatcaaatcctatGAATTccgaagggcttctcagaagatttgatcacgtaccaaccaagttcatatcccagtgaactttttacATCGCTGCTTATTACTTATATTGACGCTTTTAAAAAGACGAACCGATCAGAATCATTAAAATAATcgtgttttttaaatgttcatgaTCATAGTGACATCATGAAAAAGTTTACACAGAATTGAACGATTACGTATAGTTCATATTTAGAAGGAAACATATTCAGTTGCAAAtgttaatattattaaaacattccgCTTCTATGAATAAGATCTCAGCCCCCGATTCATAACAATTTGCAATATTACACTTTGTGTTGATCTCAAGGAAATATTGCTGTGGTGTGACCCTGTGCTTTCAgggaatacatgtaataatttccTCCCTCACCGGGCTCTTCCTGTTTTGCAGGCCCTTCTTAGTGGGGACGATGAAGAAGCTGGTAGCGGCCCTGTCCGTCTGTTTCGCCGTGCTTGTATTCACGATACTTCACATCAACCAGTACCAAGACATCAGGACTACCTTGCTCCGGGCCCCGCCCTTAAACGCCATACGACACTACCTCTCTCTCCAGCAGGTACCCAGGAAATCTCAATTGTTGTTCTATTCTCGTTGTATAATGACGTATTTCGAATTTTGTGAGGATAGTCAGCTTTCTCTAAACATCCCGGTGCGTTTCAATGAACATTGATACTaactttcttatttttttttcagaatgacACGCTTCTAGAATCAATTAAAGGAACAAATAAAAGTTTAACAGTAGTGACAGCATTTTTTACCATTGGAAGCTTTCCTAAAGGGACTTTACATACAGTTAGAAAATCAAACACTTATAATGTGTGGATGAGAACATTCCTTTTCATGAAAAACCCTGTGATTTTCTACACAGATAATAAAACCTACGCAGACTTTTTTGTGGCACTCCGAAAAAATGCTTCTCTACTGACGGAGGTCGTTCACTTAAATCGATCGGAATTGTGGGCATTTCAAATCATtccgaaaataaaaaaaatatactccACCCCTGGGTACCCCCGACACTATCCGAACACATTTATTCCGGAATATACCAGTTTGACCCATTCCAAACAGCAGGTGCTCGACAGCGCTGCTCGAAAGAAAGTGTTTGATACCGACTACTATTGCTGGTTGGACGCCGGATATTTTAGAGATATCGTTCACAGAGAGAAGAAGTTCTGGTTGGAAGTACCGgatgattttaataaatctcGAATCGGGGTAACTCGTGTTTTTCAGTCGGATTTAGAAAGAACTAGTGCACGAACAATCATATTAGGGAACTTAAATTGGATAGGGGGAGGGGTTTTCTTGGGTACACCGGAAGCGATATCCAGATTCCACGATCAATATAAAAAAGCTGTGATGCGATATCTAAATCAGGGAATAATGAATGTAGAACAACAGATATTGTACGCTATGTACACAAAACAAGAAAGACACAAATACCCGATTGATATTGAAGTACAATTATATGTGCCCGGACATAGACAAGTGATTAACACCAACCCGTGGTTCTATTTGGGATATGTGATGTACAGGGAGGGTACTGTGTAGtgatcaattcattataagaaCGTTCAAAATCCACTAACATGTGCCCCAGTCGCTGCTCTGTTTATGTATGGGACTTTGTCACTTGGAGAAGAGAAACTTTTCCAGATTTGTTGCATCAAAACCACAATAACAATGTAAAGCAAAACTCTGCTGAACTAATGATATTTAAAACTGCTACAAGATATCAGTTGCTAGGTTGTTGATAAATGTATGAGTAGTCATGACTTACGTatactttatcattttatatgaattgtACCTGCATCGGTTCAgtacaataaacaaattattcTGACAgttcaatgtttatttttgtgatttccttgtcaaattcaaaatgggaaatgttgacatcttttctctatttggaattactcgggacacctcgcacaACTTTTCAACGTTACCATCCGGGTACTTTTCATGTTGTTCGCAAAGCAAAATTCCCATAGACTTTCTATTTCTGGTTGTGTTTTGAAACGTAGAGCGATAGAGGAGcgttttaaaactaaaaaaaaaatagacttttttttataaaaatggatgAGCGAAGTTTGGGCACAGCGGTaataatgattttcaaaatattaaccaAAAAGTGGTGGAAACAGTAACTTTGGACAAAGTATAGTACGGACGCTGTGATGTAATATTCTGTATAGCGGATGATACAGAGAGTTATATGTAACCATGGAGTTCTGGCCCTAGTTTCTTGAACTGTATAGCGGAGGATATAGACCAAGGAGCGCTAGGCCTGGTCTGTTGGAGAATAAAGACAGTTAACCAAGGAGTTCTGGGTCTGATCCACAGGCGCTTGTTTCATACAGGAGGTCTATTAACTATACACAATAACACAAggtctccatctttttttaggTAAAAAATGTAGGTCACCGATTCAACCCCCAATATCTTTATTCATAATCCGTATATCGCGACAGTAACGAAAATAAGTGCAGCTCTAAACTGCTCAGAACTTCCGGTTTGGCGATCGCGATTTGTTACTTGCGATCTCATTGGCTCAAGCTCTTTAGTAATAAATATACCGATTTCGAATTTAGCGCTAAATGTATTTTCGCATTTCTCTtgtttttattctaataaatgGAAAACACCCGAGAGAGTCGTGAGCCAATGAGATCGCGTGTAACAAATCGCTATCGCCAAACCGGAAGTTCTGAGCAGTTTAGAGCTGCACTTATTTTCGTGAGTGGTGAACCATGGATTATTAGGATCATTGTCAGGGTTCTCGAGGGGGTGAGGTAAGAATGAAAGTAAGGGGTGCTAGAAGGGGGTTTCCGCTAAGCATTGCATGTGTTACTGTCGCGATATACGgattatgaataaatatatttataaatggtaAGGGAAACACGTGTTGTTATTGTTTCCGGTGTTATTTATAGTATAACGATTTCGATTGGTTTATTGACGAGTATACGGGGTTAAGTGTACTCGTGCGGAACAGGTAGTTTACCTGTGTCCAGGTATTAGGGAATTAAAGTCATTCGAGGTTTCGCTGCTTTACGTGCAACAGCCCCCCTCGCCTCCCTTTACGTTTgctgtgtacatgtatctaatgttttattttatatattgtagAATGTTGATTATGAACCAGAAGATTAAATACTTgttgtaaaaattttgaattaaaatttagcCTGTTGCACAGACTCAGGCGAAGCATTTCCTACATATGTGTTTGagcttttaatttataaataatttatgttcgtTTAAACTGGTGAATAAGAACATAAAGACATTAGGGGTTGAATCGGTGACCTACATTTTTTAcctaaaaaaagatggagacgTTGTGTTATTGTGTATAGTTAATAGACCGCCTGTATGAAACAAGCGCCTGTGGTCTGATCTGCTGACACTGCGacactttttgatttatttcagtTGTTTTATATAGATGTGTTTAATACCGCATATATGAGCTATGTCTCAGATATGCGAGTTTATATCAAGTCGTCACATACTATAATATTCAATTCCGGGAAAATATGGTCCATTCACTTTATCCGGGGATAGTAAATTCATACAAGTTGGTTTCTTAAGTAAAATCATCCGCATCTTTCTTTCTAGAATTTTCCTACGCATGGTAAGGTCGAAAAAATTTAGCTCTCCAAAAATGCTTAGAAAGACTCATTTCAAAAGCGGGCGTATATCGTTGCACCTCAATGCAAATGGAGGAGTGCCCTAAATTATTTGTTTGCACAACATTCAACTTGGACATATTTACCATGATATTGACTTTATtatctttaattatttcataatttttgcatagtttgcataattattttaattgctATCTATGACGTTCACGCATTTGCGTTTACACAGTGCGTGATTTGCCATATTTGGGCCGTCATTTACCTGCTCCGTCGGTAGCCCCCGCAATTATCACTGCGGCCAAAGCGccacaaataaataatatagtCAGTACTCCAGAGTTTGTGTTATTGTGACAATCTgagataatttgaaaataaactaaAGGAAATCTAAATCCTTTATCATTACCGAAACGTACACCGTCAAGTTAAATAAAATAGGACAAAAACCATATTTTGACATCAGGAGGTTTATGATATTTATCTCTTGCACCAATTTATGAACAGACGTATAACCTTGAAATTTGAAACTGACGATGTTAAATCTCTGGTCTGTTAATTAAAAGCCCTCTTTGTTGTAATTATGACCAATAGGAGAACACAGGAAATTATCTTCTTGACTCGATACGATTACGTTTTAGACAATATCCTCCCCCTGTGTTGCACCTAACTTTGCTAACATATATACGTTTAAACTACTTTAATTTTATTAGAAAATTGTGTCATTTCTTTTCCCTCGCGTATTTATTActataattaaacaaaattatgttgTAGAAACGACAAAGCAAGACATGTGTGATCTGCATAATAAGACTGGTTGTGCTCCGTTTCACAAAATGATGTCTCAGTGATAGAACGAGGTAAGATCGCCTATTTtcactgacattcacgttatcaagcccatcacAACTCCAAGCGTATATCCCATAAAATCATGCGAGAACTGCCATGGCTGCTGAAAatgacgactggtaaacatactgatgtgttttacatgtatctggtttttatggtggcatatctcttctccttgtgtgcaagttatttttctattaattatgtcgACGTGCAAGATAaagatgttgacatgcaagatagttatgtcaacatgcaacataactatgttgacatgcaagaaaactacaatcaaataagagttataaaaaatctcaaatatcgccaacaggtgacatccaagatgcgagatacgctacctattgaTGTTAGCATGCACCTTTTTTATGTTAACacgcaacttctttatgtcgacatgcaacttagttatgtcgacatgcaacttagttatgttgacatacaacttataagttgcatgtcaacacatttatctcgcatgttatcataactaagttgcatgtcaacatattcatctcgcatgtcaacatacgtaagttgcatgttgacataaataagttgcatgtcgacataaatgagttgcatgttgacataaataagttgcatttcagcatattaaatttaatctcgcatgttaacataaataagttgcatgtttaCATTAAAGGTAACAtttagcatcttggatgtcacaggtaggcgatatttgagattttttgagattttgtataattcttatctgattgcaattttcttgcatgtcagcATAGTTATGGTGAATGTTGACATAgttatcttgcatgttgacataattatcttgcatgtcaacatatttatcttgcatgtcgccatatttgatagaaaaataacttgcacacaaggggcagagatatgccaccataggttttgatttatatacggttagtttttttttcaacctgaatttaaaattttaaaaattattttatctttagaaagtcaaatataaaaacgATCTCTTCAGATCGAAGTCAGCCgcataaaacaaattaattttgcaccataacggagatcctatggaattgtagccctctccagtaaacatcagatataaatcaaagtactaactGTTTGGAGTTGGTTTTATCGattgttatcaattttaaaatcaacgatatgttattttgcatggcaagtagtttctaatctgtatttgaattacgcacatgtatttaaattacgcatatttttataatatgaattctcgaacttttccaacaggaatttcgagaaaaccccatatgaatcatgttgtgtaatattgaTCCGCCATTTTTAACGCCAGTGCGCATGAGTGCGGGAAAACCTAGTATTGAAAACACGATGGAAgaaaagtttgtttacaaattagaatcacgtttttcatgttttaaattagataattcttATATTAGATGATACCTGAAGCATTATCATTCCGTTATTCAATAATGTAGAACGATATAAATCGCTAATTATGTGTAACAAAGATGAATCACTATTTCAGCATCAACGACACGATTAAATGAGTGAATACCCCCTCTCCCGAGGGATGCATGTACtgagagtgtttatttattctctAAATTCCTCTAAACGAAAATCCACTTGTGGTTTCTAACTTATAAAGTAAAGACATGGAACCCATGGAGCACGTACGAACCTGACAAGCAAAGCCCCTGTACAACTTCATGAGAAAAACTGAAGTTTAATTCGGCTTTAATTCCTATTCCATCAATCTACAGTCTCCGATGACAATCTTCCCTTTGTTCCTATCTTTGTCagtctgttttgtttttctttctttgctAAATCGGTCAAACTTAACGGTATACCTATCTTTCTCGTCGTTGCCATCGTTGTAGTGATAGAATGAGCGTGGTATCGCGTGACCGCTTTAAGGCGGGGTTTATTCAAATGATGCATTTATTGTGGACCAATAattataacaattatttattaatttctatatcttttttACCCGATTGATATAAACTGCTCTgttcagttcagtttattttcactcaacaccatataatggtacaagaggtacataagaagaacaaacatatttacatatatacaatatagttgtaaagttCAAGAAAGTAAGTGGGGTAAACGAacaatatgattaatttttgaaataaagaaacacagttttcttaatgtgatataatcgactgaagacatgatttcataaaactttttagtgttaggagaagaacagtaatatgtatctaaaaactgacttcgtaatttacttaatgccttgcattctaatataacatgaaattcatcaccaattttgttacaattacacaaattacaataaCGTTTACTTCTTTCAACAATACCCCACCTTCCTATTTCAACCGGAAGAAATTACTGCGTAATTTATTGTGAAGATCtatctttatataacatatttaatattttataaatcaatcaaatattttttagcatgaaaaaatacgccacatacatgtatacctttaAGTTTTCATTGCGCATATTTTTGCGCTTTCTtgtaaaatacattatatatagACCTTTTATGAAATTGTTTCGATACCATTTATTAAAtcgaacacaataaacaaaatagagataaaaatatttagattttttcagTTGTGCTTATACACGTGTATGACGTCATCATTATAAACTGAAGTTTTGTaggagtacatgtatgttatatcTTGCAatttaatacacaaaataatgctACCCTCTGggttatttttctaaatttttaaattattttattgccCCAATCTTTATTTGTTATGCAATACTCCAAATACAGGTATATAACATAGATTCGGCTCTCATTGTCATATTGttaattaaagggacttggacacgatttgagctcaaatttttcaaaattaatttttttttcatttttattgtctttaatgattaatattgatgtttttaatgctttgtcaaaaatttaaattcaaatatagaGTTACAAGCAATTTACAGAAgttagaattctttgttttctaaaCAATGCTcgagtcttgttattgtttacatacgtGTTGAATTGGTATAATTTTCACTctaatgttgttttttgttgttgataaaagtattttggaacaaataaaatcatttatcttgTTGTCATACATGTAGGTTATTTTGccaaagaaatgataatttcatttctttacattatttgtaaacaaacataagactcgagctttgtttacatagcactCTGACTTCTTCCCTCAGTATCTCGCCTGTAACTTAATTTCTAGCAATGAAATTCTagtgaattatttaaaatacacaaataaatcatttgataCAGCGATATGGAAATGATTGTTTCGACCGGCGATGAGTTGATAGTTCCAATAAATCGTTCACAGTTACCGG
This is a stretch of genomic DNA from Crassostrea angulata isolate pt1a10 chromosome 4, ASM2561291v2, whole genome shotgun sequence. It encodes these proteins:
- the LOC128181988 gene encoding uncharacterized protein LOC128181988, coding for MKKLVAALSVCFAVLVFTILHINQYQDIRTTLLRAPPLNAIRHYLSLQQNDTLLESIKGTNKSLTVVTAFFTIGSFPKGTLHTVRKSNTYNVWMRTFLFMKNPVIFYTDNKTYADFFVALRKNASLLTEVVHLNRSELWAFQIIPKIKKIYSTPGYPRHYPNTFIPEYTSLTHSKQQVLDSAARKKVFDTDYYCWLDAGYFRDIVHREKKFWLEVPDDFNKSRIGVTRVFQSDLERTSARTIILGNLNWIGGGVFLGTPEAISRFHDQYKKAVMRYLNQGIMNVEQQILYAMYTKQERHKYPIDIEVQLYVPGHRQVINTNPWFYLGYVMYREGTV